The Drosophila sechellia strain sech25 chromosome 2R, ASM438219v1, whole genome shotgun sequence nucleotide sequence TATTTCtcgaaaatgttaaaattttGTACGTACATATGCATAAGCTCTTCTCTCTAATAGAAATCATTCTACTAGTGGTTAAACTTATAAAGAGTATTAAAATTCTGAACCACGTTCATTTCCCCTTTTCCCCCGTAAAAGACAATTTTAAAATGATGTAGTTTATGTATTTCAGTTTCAATGGGCTGGTAAAGACACATCTCATCTCGTTAAATTAACGCGGGCCTGCTTTAATAATAATCGGTTAAATACTTGTGTATTAAATGAAAAGTCTTGTCTAAAATTGTTTTGTGTATAAGGTTTACTCTCCACATTTAATGAAAACACTACTGCCGTTGAATAAGTGAAAACATTTCGGTATGTGGCAAAAGTAAACTTAAATGTATATAAAGGAAAACAATTCGGGTTGCTCAAAAGTGAGTGCTCTACGTTTACAGAGAGACGCGGATAAAGTTTGTGTATCTGGGAGGTGGGTGATGGGTAACAATGTAAGTGTGGGTAAATCGCCTTGAGCATAAAGTGGGTGAAGTTGGATGCTTAACTTATGCGTATTTAAAGAAGGAATGACTTAAGAGTTAGTTAAAAGTTCTTAGCAGTAAATTGTGTGATCGCGAATTGTTGACAAATCCGCAGTGGTTCAAATAACGCCGGAAAGCTATTGTttgattgaaatttaaaaacaagatGCTGGATGGCTAAAAATTGTACACGTTGTAAttgtgtaatttttaacaTAGTGATTTTGATTTCATGTTGTGAATCCTGAAGATGGCGAAGGTGTTTAAAATGAAACTGGAACTTGGGCTCGGATGAGGCTATACTAATGCGACTTGTTTAATTGGTTGTTTGCTTGGTTTCCTTTGCATTCCTCCTCGATTTTTCTCGCTTAAACAAggattttttgtttcttgtttaGCTTTGTTTGATTATTACGTTCATCATGCTCCTCTGATCTTGCTTTGTTTTGGGTTTTATGTTGGtttttttgtcgtttttttctttcattagCTTACATTTTAGAGAAACAAATTGTGGGTTTCCTAAAGGATTTATCATCTTTTTCTATCAAAAtatgatgtgtgtgtgtgtgtttttgttttgtgtgtgggtgtatatttaaatttataacgTACAAAGACGCTATAGCGGCAGATCAGGGATTTAACCATCATGCTTTCTCTTCTTGCCTCTGACTTGCGACTCGTCTGCAAAGAAAGGATATGGAATGGCATTAAGAACTACTGCTGAGAGTGGGATTTAAATGAATGAACTTACCTGCTTCCTTTTCGCCATCTTTGTCCTTGGCATTCACTGATGCAGCCGATTCGTTTGCATCACCATCGGCATCATCAATATCGGAATCCTCTTCCTCGTCCTCCTCGCCAACCTCGTCTTCGCCTTCCCAATCAGAGTTATCCTCTTCCAAATCGTCATTGTATACCTCCGACAAGGACACTTCGCCATTCACCTCTTCGTCGCTATCATCGCTGTCGTCGTCATCTTCGCCGGAAACTAAAATATCAATGGTAAATTTGATTAAACCAACTTGGTTGTACATCTCGAACTTCCCTAAATCGATTTTTAATGTGTTCAACAGAATTGAGATCAACAAACCTACGAACTACTATAACGCTCCTTGTGGGTAAGGGAATCTTTACTTTTTCTGCAGCATTTTCGAGTTAGAGAAGTTCGACTAATACTGAAGAAAAGTCCAGAAACGTTATGCTTACAATATGTAGCACTGCCCAAATTTAAAATGGCAAGGAACCAATACAGCAGGATTACAAAACTTAAGTTAGAATTGCTAGAAGGCTGCGGTGTGGCATTTATCACAGATTGTTCATCGCTTGCAGCATCAGTAGATTCTCTTAGCTGCAACTCTTTCAAGTATTCATCTAATTCGTCTACTTCTTTGTCCTCCGATTGGGGAGGTGGTTTGTCCTGCAAACTTTTTTTCGCCTTTACCCGCTTCTCCAAAGCCTCGAGCTCGTCTAAATCGAtctctaaaccatttaaacaGAATGCATTGCACTTATCTGAAAGGCGACAAAAGCCACGGTTGAGTATATGAAATAATTGTTAATACGAAGAAAGTGCGATCCACAATAAGCGATTAGGTTAAACAGACGGACAATGGAATTCTAATGGTGGTTAAATGGTtctcttaaaaaaaaaaaatcctgAATTCTGCGATTGCATCTTTGCTCTATTACAATACATCTAATACCAACCTCCTTCTTCGTCGGAATCGTTGCCGTTgacctcatcatcatcatcgccatcagaTTGCACCTCCTCGTCGTTGCAATCAAATCTGGAAGTGGTCAAGGAGTTACTTTCACTGTTCTACAATAGAAAGATGTCACTCAAACTTACCCATCTAGGAAATTTAACGATGGTAACATCTTGAAGATCTTCTCGCGGTAATTATCCACCTGAGTGGCGTCGTTATTAAACAGATCCAGCACAACCAGATTTTTAAACTCCTCCAGGGGCTTCAGGGTTTCCAGATCCTTTATCTTGTTGCCAGACAAGTTGAGATATTGCAGTTTGGGGCTGGTGGTCAGATAGTTGAGCCCACTCGAAATACGGTTGTCGGACAGTTCCAGCTTCTTTAAATTGGGCAGCTTGGGGAAACCTTTCAGTGTGGTGAGACCCACGTTAATCAAGCTGAGCGATTCCAAGGCTGTGTATTCATCTGTAAGGCCAACGATGCTTGTACTACGGCAGTTGTCCAGATTCAGCTCTGTGATCTaggttaaaattaaataaaaaaagtagttaattttatttgtttaaaactAGTTTTGAATCATTTTTAAACCAATCGATAAGTAATCGATACCAGCTATCGAAGAAAACAACAAACGATACCGATTCTTTCGGTATATTTGATGTATACATTGTGGAATATTCAAGAATCGCAGCCTGGTCAcatttgtgaaaatttttgacGCAAAgcgaacagaaaaaaaaatggagaacAATACATACGCAAAAATCGATCAAACGCTgagaaattttttttattgaaatacaAAACGACATTACATGCAAAATAACCAATTTGGCGTTAATGTAAATTACTTGGTAAACATTCCCGCTGCTCCATCGCcaaattgcatatttttgtAATGCAGGCGACGAGGAAAAAGTGCCAACTCGCGTTTATGTAACCCcaacatatgtgtgtgtgtgccacaagcgtgtgtatgtgtgcgtgcctCGACACAAAGCAGAATGCGCAAAGAGAAGAATGACGAGCAAAACGGAATTGATTAGGGAGTGGGAGGGAGATGGCAGTAGAAGAACAAGACAAGCCGGcagcaacaaaacaacaacaacatggtTGACCGTGACGTAGTTTAGTTGTTGCGCCTGTCTGCGAAAAATGGGTGGGGGTGAGAGTGGGTGGTGTTTTGCGGTGTGATAATCTACAAATGAATAAATGTACACAACGTACGCCTTTTGGAGGCTGTGCTCTTTAGATTACCCAATTATCAATATGTCACGACGCCACAACACACCAACAACAAAGAAACAAAATGGGTGCCTTCAGAGTCCGTCTGTTCGTCTCTGTCTAGCCGAGAAACAGTTATGTGCTTACAGGGGACACTTTCTAACCTGAATTATggttcaaatttattttatttctaaaTGGCAAGAAACTTGGTATATcctaaaataaaacaattttcaataaaatttaacataaaactgtaacaaaataaaactgactgCAAATGATAATCTTTATATACTTTGTAacttattgttttgataaaaattaaaatcatgttttgatattgaaagcaatttaaatttgtaaataatCTTTATGGATATACTGCAGTTTAAACAAAATTAGATCCTTGGGATTGGGGGAAACAAAGTGGTACTAGTCCAAGGTATAATTTATTACTAATGGAAATGATGTTCGTATTGAATTTACGGCGAAGGATTCGGTTATGTTCGAGCAATTGAATTAGCAACCACCAAAATGAGGAATGCAAATGATTGAAACTGCAGTTGACAGTAGACAGTGCCTACTGTATCTGAGCAAATGAGTGGAAAGGAATGCACACAGCGTTTGGCTTTGACTTAGGCGCGAATGAGTGTGTATACGTTGCTATTTTTTGTCTTCTGCTGGCTGCGCTGTTGTTGTGGGGTGCATTGTGGGCGGgcagtgggtggttgggcggTTGGGTGACCGCTGATTGAGATTGAGTAGGCTGGCCGGCCAGCCAGAGCGCATGTTTATTAATCAGCGGCTTTGTCTTTTCGCCTGCATTTCTTTGCCACTTCGAGTGGGCGGGAACGGGATGGCTAGAGGCGATGGCGTGCAGGTAAATACGTTAGAAGAAGAAAAGAAGAAGGGGAGCATAAAAGTATTATGACTGCGCAgtcaatatatgtatgtacatatgtatggatGGATGTACTGATATGTATGCTATGTGTCGATTATTTTGTGCATAAGTCGTATGCATGTGTATTTTTTGTGCGTGGTACGCGTGTGTTTGTGCGGATGATGCGCGCGCTATAATATTGTTATAGATACAATTTGGTATCAAATAACCTGAAATTACAACATGCAgtcaaacacacacgcacacacaaacacatgtTGCCCGTGTTTGTCACAATTGAAGGCCGGCAATAaccaccaacaacaactacgacgagaacagcagcagcaagaacaacaagcGAGGCAGCATTGCCAGCTGTGGAGATAATACAATTCCAAGTGCTCTAGCTCGCCTGGCCCGAAAAGATTGCTTTCCATCAGCTTGCCGTCCAATAAAATCACTCAGGGGCTTGCAATTAAATACGTAATAGCTTGTAAACGCATTGAAAAACTGCATTCTAAAGGAGCAAACAGCAGGCAAGGCGCAAAAATGCACGCACATGGCAACACTGGCgtcacatacatacacacacacgcacgcaaaAAGAGGCATGTGTGTAGAATTTGCTTATGGCGAtcaatttcttttcttttttttcgtttttcttgTTGATGCCGCTTTGCTGCTTCTTCACGAGCACTTTTCCTATGGCGTCTATGAACAAATTGAAACTAGATTTACATGataatgcacacacacacgaaagCGTCACTTAATTTGGGCCTCAATTTAAGTTTGTGGCGCGTGTTTTTTTCATCGTTTGTATTTAGCTTACCTGATTTACTTTGCGTGCGCGTCTTTCCAGTTCTATTCTCTTCTCCATTGCAGCGgcacttgtttgtttgtttctttttggtTACGCTTTtttccttagcggatttcttgtatttttgtgtgttttcctTCCTTTGGGCTCCACACGAGAAACAGCGCACGCACTGAAGGCAAAAAAGACTCGCACtcgccaacacacacacacgcacacagagcAACACACGCGCGCTCGCACACGCTCACTAACACAGACGCAGCCTTgcaaatttttctttttgtgctTCTTTCGGTATTTTCGATGCCGCCACCGTTCAGTTTTCGCAGATTTTTATGGCTAAAAAGGGAGAGGGGTGGAGAGTGGGTGGGGGAggtaaaaaattaattagtaACTGGTAATTAttgaaacacaaaaaataaagtgCACAACTGCAACTGCTGAATGCGACTGCATTGTAACGCATTTTCTTCGATTCCAGCACATGACGCGCCTTTTTAAACTGACTTTGGGCCATCAATTCAATGGTTGAATGGACTGTGAACACTTTTTCCGGCCGAAAAATATGCCAATGCTGGCAACACGCACTCACCTGGCGATGcagaatatttaaatacttcgcaatcaatttttaattgtattttcaACCAAAGCAAAACGCTAGAGCTGGCACTTCAGTTGATGATTGTTCGATACCTTCTATGCTATCACCTGCAGATATCGATTGATTTTGTCGAGTAGTGATGGCAATGTGGGTTGGGAGGGTGTACTAGCTTGGATGGTAGTGTGACTTGCTATGATAGGTGCATGTATTCGCTTAAGTGGGACCGTTAGATGCTGTAATTTTGTAGCAGTCTGCTTTTTGAGcgccaaattcaaatttatttaatttagaaACTTTCTTTTGcactaaaactaaaacactATACCACTATTTTTTGGTTAATAAGTAGACATTAAAGCGTTAATCACGGACGGGACGTTAATCACATTTCAAAATGCTTATTAAGACTAAATGACGCCGTATAATCAGATGCGCGTGCATCCAACGGTAATGCGATGCTGCATGACAGGGTCGCTGGATCAAGGATATATAGGATTACCGTTGCGAAGGACGAACGCCTTAATTAGCCCTGCGAAAAgcgcgaaaaaaaaacagaacaaaGCAGCATAAGCTTGCTAATTTTACGCTGCAAAGTCAACGAACGCCTTTCGAGGAAGTAAAGCGTTAACCGTCTGTTGACATGGCCCTTTAGCTTTTCCCAACAAGCACCCATGTGTATGTATGGGTACACAGGATTGAACAAAATGGCCGCAAGGACGCGAAGTTGCTGTCGTGTCCGTGAACTTGGCGTAGCTTTAAATGAAGTAAACGACTCAATTTGATTTCCTCGCCTCGTTTACCTGCCGCTCTTTATTCCTGATAATTTTAATGTGAGCTTAATGCGCGGCCGCATATGAAAACATTCAGGTATTCAGGTAATTGTTTTTGCAATATCAAAGAAGAAAAATTACCTCAGTCGCACACAGTGggaaaaatattatatgtttCGAAAATTGAGGGaaagttattttttagtttatcgtacttgtatgtatataattataattacaacATAATGATGTGTAAACTAcgttttttgttattttcctaCGTGCCAGCTAGGGCGTATCAATTAGTCGTCCTTCTGGCTGGGTAAATTTGCCAAACGTGTGTCCTCGCTCCACTTGGGGATACTAATAACAAGGTGGGAACGGGTTGTGGGTGGCGGTCAGGTTGTTAGCATTATCTGCAGATCGGGTGCACAGGTCCTTGAGCGGCATCATCGGTTGCACCATTCCATGTGCCCCTGAAGAGCCGTCGCTCGGCTCTAATCTATTAAAAGCGCGTTAATTCTGCGAGTGTGCCGTCTATTTGCGGTCTCCAAATAGCAGCAAGTGCCACGATGAGTTTTTCTTTCAGCCACAGAATTTTGTGTACTTGTGTGCCATTGGTAACTGCTGCGTTGGTAAACATCAGCTTTAATGGCTTTGTGCTGGGCTCAAATAagcgaaatggaaaacaaatttcGAGAGATTATGGTTGACTTCGAGGGTGTGATTGTATCTGTTATTGCCGCTTAGAACATAACATTTTTAACCCTCTTTTTCAACAGTATAAACAacagtttaaaaatatttaaaacgtAAAAAgaatagtttttgtttctttctcCATTATATGAGTATATAAAATACTAACTAATTTTAGATTTTACTATTCAAATTGAAACTAAGAGCATTACTTACCTCTTTCATTTCCGCGCACTTATTAATGCCATCTTTAATGACTTATTTTAAGGCCCATTAACAGGAACTAACTACTGTTTACTGCCATCTGAATGGGTACTAATTAACTAAGTAAAGCACGGCGATGCCGTCGACGATGGACTCTCTTTTGTGCTCTCTTCCTGGCCGAAAGACACGCACGCACATTCGCACATTCAGGAGACCAATCAACAGTTTGCCGTGGTGCGAGGAAAAGCTCTCGGAAAAGCTCGGGAAAAAGAGATGCTGCGACGTCGACAGAGGcgaaaagcagcagccacaagtTGCCTTTTCGACATTTGCAACAGTTGCTGCTGAGTGGCTTCGAAAGTCGGACGTGGCGAAAGGTATAGCGCATACATCCGGAACTTAATCCAGGCGTAACTGTTATCAGTGGATTTGGACACCTTTCTCCTCGTTtgcgtgcgtgcgtgtgtgtgtgtgtgattgtgtgtatgtgttcgCGGGCGGCTGGGAAAATTgaggaaaattgaaaaggcTTGTAACGGGAAACTAGTTCAAGTGCAGAAGCGCGGAAGTTGCCAGCAACAATGTTGCAAGTGGAAAAGTgcaaattcaaatttcaaacaGCGAAATCCGAagacataaattataaaagtaattaaaattataaactcACTCACATAtagttgatttaatttttggcaCATGTTTATTAAAACGAAATTTACGTGGTACAACATGTGTTTCTCCCAccgaagcaaaaaaaaaaaagcgactACCATAAATTCTAatccaaaataaaactgaaaaatgaaatgaaaaatcaaAGCTAATTTTATTCAGATTGGAAAATACGATTATAATCTGACCCTACACACCCGCAAaccaaaacagaaaaaaatcgTGAAAGTCCCAAGGAAATTACCATATGTAATCCACACACAATCGTAGACTTGGAAAATGTGTAAATGTGTAATACCAACACTGAAAAAAAGTGTCTTCTTGATAGGGAATAAATGtaaaacattataaaaaacttttaaacctgctaaataatatttaattgagtATAGAAGTGTATTAAATCAagatattttaaaactttgaaagtcaataatattaatttttcttattttctgatattttttgttctttgtgaaaaacatattttcaattcaaatttttgtttGACACTTGCTTTCCTACGAATTTCGTTACGTTTACGCATTTTCCTGTGGCTTTTCTCCACTCACTGACTGTTTTTTtctcttctatttttttgTGGGGAATTTCGTGCAAATAAAGTTCTGTTGAATTGATTTGAGAACAGCATAAAACAAGCAGCAACAGGCAACCAGCAAACAATCATCGGCAATCGACAAGGAGGCTGGAAAAAAATCACCCGCTCCTTCAGAAAAAGGTAAGTACATGTGTTTACGAATCTGCGGATGATTCGCctgatttgcatttcaaaGGATTCCAATATTATTATCGTGTCTGGCCGAACGATAAGGTCAGGCGGCTCACGCTGCGTATGATTGATTGGGCCCCAGTGAGCGCGATCCATAATTATGTTAACGTGCGTGGCGAACGGATTTCCGTTTGCATTTTCCAATAAAGCGATTTGATTCGCCGAATTTCGGGATTTGGCAGGAACAAAACTGAATTTTGGTTTAATGTGGTGTACCGATAGCTAAAAGGTATTGAAGCGAACGCAAATTGATGTGTAAATATATagggaatatatatattccgctcaaaacaaaagcttttTGGTTGAACGCTTGTGAAAGTACATGCGATAACATCCCGGAAAATAATGAACAAATAAACCTCTTCGTTGGAACAAGCAGCCTTGAACTTTGTTCTCAACGAGAATATAACTTAAAGCACAATTAATAGGAAATACCTTAGAATTTTGATGCAAATGAGATTGTTACATCAAGTTTCcgcataaaaaatgtatttttaagtttatCATTCAAGTTAACAAATTGTATGGAGTCAAAGAGGCGATAAGTCGGAATTTTAAATCCGTCCAAACTTGGTTAAAGATAATTCATCTTTGCGTCTACATGCTCAAATTTGAGCTAACCTCTGAAGTTGAAAACTTCATCTTTGCACTCCGCGAAGCGTAAATTACAAACCTTCTTAAGAAGATTTCGGCCATAAGTTGCAAGCATTTTAGTCCTTGTGCAAACTGTTCAACTTTGTGAACTGAAGAAACTACAACTTCCGCTTGGGTTTAATCTAAAAAGTTGAATTAGCTGATGAAGGAGCTTGTTAACTTGCCATGCCGAGCCAATTAGAaaattttccaattatttTTGCCTGCAATTCACTTCCTTAAATCGCATTTCGGTTTGCAATTAAACGGAATTTCCGTGACTCACATAATTGGTTTAAATAAGTTAAGCCACTTAGTGGCAATTATGATGCCACCGCCGAGCAGTAAGCAATATTCATCGCACATTTCCTTCTTCGCTTTTTTCCGCTCTCATTTAAATTTCCTGCACATCCTTCGTCCGGATTGTTTGGCCTTTAACGGTGTTCCACTGCCCGGGGCATCAGTCGCATCGGCTGCTCCTCCAACGCGTTCTAGCACCTTGACACACCTGTCCCCACCTGAACGTGTTTGCATTCCAGcgttgcatactttgcggCGCTCGGCGTTTAAATGACTTACAACCACTTCGCCACGCTTGATAATTAATGaatgaaatcatttaaaaGGGCAAAGTCTTAAACTGCAGTGAACTGATTAAATCACTATCAGCCATGTTTGTGATTTCTAACTATAAATCATTCTAGCAAGCGTTGTGCTTCACATAAGCCgcaataacattttaattctaCTTTAAAAATGGGGATTTGTTTTGTCAGTAGATTCAGTCCAACAGCTTAATTAAATGGCTAGGGGAATTAAAgttcatataaataaaaagcgtgtcatgtacaaaaaaaaacttatttggctgttttgttaaatttaagAGCTTAAAAAAGCAATTTATTCTTCTAgtattaaaatttcaaaatttaaaagaaatattCCCAAATGTTATTCGTTAAAGAATAAAGAATAATTTAAGTTCACTTGCCTTGACAGGCGTGCacataaatatacaattttacTGCATTCAACGTGTCGTAGTAAATtggcattaaaattaataatctaGAAGAAACTACTTGAGGCAGCCCGCATTtcaaccaaaaataaaaacaccatATAAAAGTTTTTACTATCTAAAATCCTCGACCgagttttgttgtttttcactTTGATTTTGTTCTtccttttctcttttttcCGCCCCTTTTTTTTGTAGTTGCACTCGAAAAAGGGGAGGTTCAGCCTGCGTGGGTTGCAAAATTCAACGGACGGATTTTTAGTTGGCGTTGGCATTGACATTTATGCGAATGGGATGCGAATTGGGCTCGGGTGTAAAAAACTGATTTTTATGGGactatattatttttactcAGCAATGGAATAAATTTCGCGGAAGAGGATGCAGTCGCAACTGTTGTATAGGGCAAATGCTAATATTGAAAAACTGTATGCCACATGAGTGCGATTTTTAGGGGTCGCGTAAAAGTCTAGGGAATGAACTGCTTACAAATGGTATGAGAATGGGTAATTGGCAGCTATGCGTATTTTAAATGCATCATTTTTTACTgggtattttattttatttggcgAATATAggggaaataaaaaaatgagcTAGCTGCAACTGGTAGTACAGGATACTCTACAGACTCCCTGTTTGTTCCCTGTTTCATCGACTCACAAAAACTACATCTTATATGTTTGTATCTTTGTTTTTAAATCATATGTTTTAGGACTTAGCCTCATGATCTTTTTGATAACTTCTGATCCACGATCTGCTGACAAAGATTGAGGGTCTCATAACATATAGCGAGGCCATCGCGGGTGCAGATTTCCTTCGGGTCGTGCTTTAGATATTCTTGACATTTCGATATCCTCTGGACATAGTAGGATTTCAGTTCCAATCGTTGACGTCTCTTCTGCATCTGCAGCATATAAGGCTGCAATTCGGAACGTTTTCTTCTAACACACTTGCATAAGGAGCAGGTCTTCTTAAAGTGCTGCGATGGCTTCTTTTTCACGTCCTTAACTTTCTTTACCTTTCTCTTTTGAGGGCTCTTCTTGGGCACTTCTTTTTGATTAGTCGTAGTATTAGCTTCATATTGATtgcttttaaataaatccGGATTTGTTTCAAAAAAACCCATATTAGAGCCATAAGACAGCATAAAGTCTGATACCAGATCGGAAATTAGTAAAGGTTTCGCTTCCACAGAAGAAAGCATTTCATCCACAGAAACAGTTTTCGAGTGCATCCGTGTTCCTTCTTGTTCCTTTGTAGTTCTTGGACTTGTCTTGTTACCTACAACATTGGCAATAGAGTTTAGTGGCGATTTATCGGGTCCATCCGTTTCGACATTCTTCTCCGCCGGTTCATTTGGGTCTCGTCTTTTTAGCTTAACCTTGCTATAGGTGCTATAGGAAGTTGGCGGAACGAAGGCCATTTTTTTGCCAAGGAAGGCCCAGCCATGGTGATCGCCACTAATAATAAAGCTTCTATGGATATCTTGAATTTCACTACCATTATCCGAGTTAGTCATTTGACCTCTGTACAGTGACACGACCGATTCATTGAATTTATTCTTTAAATTCAAGACAAGATTGTTTGATGACGGACCTTTCACGATTTGCGCAAGGTATTCAATCGATCTTGACGTTGGATAGTTACTCAAAAATTGTGACATACTTTTGGAAGCGAAACTCTGTCTTAGGTCCACAGGTTGCTCTTCCTCTTCGATGGTCCCCTCTGATTTCGACTTTCTTAATGTTAATTTCTTGCGTAATATTCGTTGTTTAGATGCCGATGTTTTGCTTTCCGAAAATGATACGTTCTTGGAAACCGATTCGCTGTCGGTCTTAAAAGAATGGTAACTTAACGATTTCGGATGTTTTGAGTTCTTGTGAACTTTaggatttttgattttcggttTTTCTGCATGTTTTCGTTGCTTTATA carries:
- the LOC6609706 gene encoding acidic leucine-rich nuclear phosphoprotein 32 family member A isoform X1 — its product is MEKRIELERRARKVNQITELNLDNCRSTSIVGLTDEYTALESLSLINVGLTTLKGFPKLPNLKKLELSDNRISSGLNYLTTSPKLQYLNLSGNKIKDLETLKPLEEFKNLVVLDLFNNDATQVDNYREKIFKMLPSLNFLDGFDCNDEEVQSDGDDDDEVNGNDSDEEGDKCNAFCLNGLEIDLDELEALEKRVKAKKSLQDKPPPQSEDKEVDELDEYLKELQLRESTDAASDEQSVINATPQPSSNSNLSFVILLYWFLAILNLGSATYFSGEDDDDSDDSDEEVNGEVSLSEVYNDDLEEDNSDWEGEDEVGEEDEEEDSDIDDADGDANESAASVNAKDKDGEKEADESQVRGKKRKHDG
- the LOC6609706 gene encoding acidic leucine-rich nuclear phosphoprotein 32 family member A isoform X2; this encodes MEKRIELERRARKVNQITELNLDNCRSTSIVGLTDEYTALESLSLINVGLTTLKGFPKLPNLKKLELSDNRISSGLNYLTTSPKLQYLNLSGNKIKDLETLKPLEEFKNLVVLDLFNNDATQVDNYREKIFKMLPSLNFLDGFDCNDEEVQSDGDDDDEVNGNDSDEEGVSGEDDDDSDDSDEEVNGEVSLSEVYNDDLEEDNSDWEGEDEVGEEDEEEDSDIDDADGDANESAASVNAKDKDGEKEADESQVRGKKRKHDG
- the LOC6609707 gene encoding uncharacterized protein LOC6609707, which codes for MSLNIWKSTRLLDRNCLRGKIQGLSPLLRTMDWPPNRDSVFRATWSYYASGCQERLTDIRRRIEQNARIVAPIKEPITKLPVDLKLSFNETQLPPGIDLDEHIYQELVSCFRNAKSTESKKKKEASAKRSKVQKYFDMGKFSTPEKWIAWKRQELQVGQMLQNSFDPYLKAEMHKKLQHLQKLTKLRPLVVLPNQEENINKHKVSLTKKIKSRQKSTNSLKAESESRKNSTKIADTYKTYKNPSKISKIQHLRIGSIKSEHSKQSSRKSTTSTILAFHPSLESIASTRQSTRSFRPYVKRPVKSNHSSDEDVLYAIDDLGESPLLKEVTTTSVASEKHQKSKNLKLPMKIKKPKLIKQRKHAEKPKIKNPKVHKNSKHPKSLSYHSFKTDSESVSKNVSFSESKTSASKQRILRKKLTLRKSKSEGTIEEEEQPVDLRQSFASKSMSQFLSNYPTSRSIEYLAQIVKGPSSNNLVLNLKNKFNESVVSLYRGQMTNSDNGSEIQDIHRSFIISGDHHGWAFLGKKMAFVPPTSYSTYSKVKLKRRDPNEPAEKNVETDGPDKSPLNSIANVVGNKTSPRTTKEQEGTRMHSKTVSVDEMLSSVEAKPLLISDLVSDFMLSYGSNMGFFETNPDLFKSNQYEANTTTNQKEVPKKSPQKRKVKKVKDVKKKPSQHFKKTCSLCKCVRRKRSELQPYMLQMQKRRQRLELKSYYVQRISKCQEYLKHDPKEICTRDGLAICYETLNLCQQIVDQKLSKRS